The Paracholeplasma brassicae genome contains a region encoding:
- the dnaJ gene encoding molecular chaperone DnaJ, with translation MANKRDYYDVLGVKKDATPEEIKKAYRSLAKKYHPDVSSEANAEEKFKEVQEAYDTIGDPEKRSQYDQYGHNGPFGQGGFGGGGGFEGFGGFSDIFSSFFGGGGQQRRDPNGPQRGDDLERVMNITFEEAVLGTKKTIKVETDQACHTCGGSGAHSASDVETCDRCHGQGSINVEQRTILGTIRSQQVCPKCGGRGKVIKNKCKTCNGIGREKITKEVEVKVPAGIDNNMSLRMPGYGEGGSNGGPSGDLYLRFRVKPHKVFRRNDDNIILEVPVTFVQATLGDTIDVPTIYGDVALKIQPGTQTGTTLRMREKGVANVNTGRKGDQLVIVNIQTPTNLTKEQVELLKQFDKLEPKGKESAWDKFKNIFKN, from the coding sequence ATGGCAAATAAAAGAGACTATTATGATGTCTTAGGTGTTAAAAAAGACGCAACACCAGAAGAAATCAAGAAAGCATATCGAAGTTTAGCAAAAAAATATCACCCGGACGTTTCAAGTGAGGCAAATGCGGAAGAGAAATTCAAGGAAGTTCAAGAAGCTTATGATACCATAGGTGACCCAGAAAAACGCAGTCAGTATGACCAATATGGCCATAATGGTCCGTTTGGACAAGGCGGCTTTGGTGGCGGCGGCGGTTTTGAAGGTTTTGGCGGATTCTCAGACATATTTAGTTCATTTTTCGGTGGTGGTGGTCAACAACGTAGAGATCCAAATGGACCTCAACGCGGTGACGATTTAGAACGTGTGATGAATATCACATTTGAAGAGGCAGTTTTAGGGACTAAAAAAACCATTAAAGTTGAAACGGATCAAGCTTGTCATACGTGTGGCGGAAGTGGTGCACATAGTGCCTCAGATGTTGAGACTTGTGATCGCTGTCATGGGCAAGGGTCCATCAACGTGGAACAACGTACCATTTTGGGTACCATTAGAAGTCAACAAGTTTGTCCTAAATGCGGTGGTCGTGGAAAAGTAATTAAGAATAAGTGTAAAACATGTAATGGTATTGGTCGTGAAAAAATCACAAAAGAAGTCGAAGTTAAGGTGCCTGCGGGCATTGACAATAACATGTCACTTCGTATGCCAGGTTATGGTGAGGGCGGCTCAAATGGCGGTCCATCCGGTGATTTATACTTAAGATTTAGAGTGAAACCACACAAGGTATTTAGAAGAAATGATGACAACATCATCCTAGAAGTTCCAGTGACATTTGTCCAAGCAACGCTAGGTGATACAATCGACGTACCGACGATTTATGGGGACGTTGCCTTAAAGATTCAACCTGGAACACAAACAGGAACCACCCTTAGAATGAGAGAAAAAGGGGTTGCGAATGTGAACACGGGCAGAAAAGGTGATCAGTTGGTTATCGTCAATATTCAAACACCAACGAACCTAACCAAAGAACAAGTGGAATTATTAAAGCAGTTTGATAAACTTGAACCAAAAGGCAAAGAAAGTGCCTGGGATAAGTTTAAAAACATATTCAAAAACTAA
- the recO gene encoding DNA repair protein RecO encodes MTKQISKGLIYKTQDYKESSKLLFVYTARGKQTLVAKGAKSLKSDLRFLSQYFTLIEFYDSEKTMFDLRGAQLIEPFEEIKKSYEHLKQVSVVLEIIDRIFIEDLPHDKLFELIVSFLSEVQPEIASMAISLKVLYALGYGLNFKGDHPLGFNLEHASVATIENKLPISLDLETTICLSQLYFMKKDDQIDLTEKARKQIWSLIKAFYQYHLDYNIKSI; translated from the coding sequence ATGACAAAACAAATCTCTAAAGGTTTAATCTATAAAACTCAAGATTACAAAGAATCGTCTAAACTCTTATTCGTTTATACAGCGCGCGGTAAACAAACGCTTGTAGCAAAAGGCGCTAAAAGTCTAAAAAGTGACCTACGATTCTTATCGCAGTATTTTACGCTGATTGAGTTTTACGACAGTGAAAAAACGATGTTTGACTTACGAGGTGCACAACTCATTGAACCTTTCGAAGAAATAAAAAAGTCATATGAGCACTTAAAACAAGTATCCGTGGTTCTTGAAATCATCGATCGCATTTTCATTGAAGATTTGCCTCATGATAAGTTATTCGAACTGATTGTTTCATTCTTAAGTGAGGTTCAACCAGAAATTGCCAGCATGGCGATTTCTTTAAAAGTTCTTTACGCGCTTGGATATGGATTGAATTTTAAAGGAGATCATCCTTTAGGTTTTAATTTAGAACACGCAAGTGTCGCTACGATAGAGAATAAACTACCGATTTCACTCGATCTAGAAACAACGATTTGTTTATCACAACTGTATTTTATGAAAAAAGATGATCAAATCGATTTAACAGAAAAAGCAAGAAAACAGATTTGGTCGTTGATCAAAGCATTTTATCAATACCACTTAGATTACAACATAAAAAGTATATAG
- the ybeY gene encoding rRNA maturation RNase YbeY has protein sequence MEITFYNQTTKDTKDAETLINHLFSKVDDDNSMTIIFMSLEQIHELNKQYRNVDKPTDVISFPDDEEGYHGDVFICIDKAIEQAQSYGHSIEREIGFLAVHGYLHLLGYDHHTETEEKEMTQKQEEILKKASLERKISND, from the coding sequence ATGGAAATTACATTTTATAATCAAACAACAAAAGATACTAAAGACGCAGAAACACTCATAAATCATCTATTTTCTAAGGTTGATGATGACAATTCTATGACCATCATCTTCATGTCACTCGAACAAATACATGAACTGAATAAACAATACCGAAACGTTGACAAACCAACCGATGTAATTAGTTTCCCAGACGATGAAGAAGGATATCATGGCGATGTTTTTATCTGCATTGATAAAGCAATTGAACAAGCACAAAGTTATGGTCATTCTATCGAAAGAGAAATTGGATTTTTAGCGGTCCATGGCTATCTACATTTACTAGGTTACGATCACCATACCGAAACAGAAGAAAAAGAAATGACACAAAAACAAGAAGAAATTCTTAAAAAAGCTTCACTAGAAAGGAAGATATCAAATGATTAA
- the grpE gene encoding nucleotide exchange factor GrpE produces the protein MDKEKEVVVETTEELNEADQKNDYKEKKKSEKNKYKEEIEQLKEENKELKEKYLRQLAELENFKKRVQQERVNERKYASQNLVESLLPSIDQLRLVVNMPTDNELLKNYLIGFKMINDQIFNTLESDGLKEVNALDKQFDPNFHHAIDKVSDKDKPNGVVVSVTQTGYTYKERLIRPAMVKVNEWSDENGNDK, from the coding sequence TTGGATAAGGAAAAAGAAGTTGTTGTAGAAACAACCGAAGAATTAAACGAAGCGGATCAAAAAAATGATTACAAAGAAAAGAAAAAGTCTGAAAAAAACAAGTATAAGGAAGAAATTGAACAACTAAAGGAAGAAAATAAAGAGCTAAAAGAAAAGTACTTAAGACAATTAGCTGAACTTGAAAACTTCAAAAAACGTGTTCAACAAGAGCGTGTTAATGAAAGAAAATATGCGTCTCAAAATTTAGTTGAATCGTTATTACCATCAATCGATCAATTAAGATTGGTTGTGAACATGCCAACTGACAATGAATTACTAAAAAATTATTTAATTGGTTTTAAGATGATCAATGACCAAATATTTAATACGCTTGAGTCGGATGGATTAAAAGAGGTAAACGCATTAGATAAGCAATTTGATCCTAACTTCCATCATGCAATTGATAAAGTTAGTGATAAAGATAAACCAAATGGTGTTGTCGTTTCTGTTACACAAACTGGCTACACCTACAAAGAAAGACTAATCAGACCTGCCATGGTCAAAGTAAACGAATGGAGTGATGAAAATGGCAACGACAAATAA
- a CDS encoding PhoH family protein — translation MKLSIQLKDPTLSYNVVGAFDKNLEVFKTYFGYNLVLDKAEFFTDCEDEAIISIMEAVLNELIEIAKDINITERDVIYLIKLAESNELNQAKQLYQNRKQILTNFVGKPIYAKTYTQKIYQEALNNFDLVFGVGPAGTGKTYLAVAQAVSFLKQNKVKKLILTRPAVEAGESLGFLPGDLKEKVDPYLIPLYDALYEFLGVETTMSLMEKGIIEIAPLAYMRGRTLENAYIILDEAQNTTSAQMKMFLTRLGFSSKMVITGDPSQADLAKGVSSGLNEAITKLDGIESIKVVTFKRVDVVRNPLVQKILERYEQS, via the coding sequence ATGAAATTAAGCATTCAATTAAAAGACCCAACGCTCAGTTACAACGTCGTTGGTGCATTTGATAAAAACCTTGAGGTCTTTAAGACCTATTTTGGCTATAATTTAGTGCTTGATAAGGCGGAATTTTTTACAGATTGTGAAGATGAAGCGATTATCTCTATTATGGAAGCTGTTTTAAATGAATTAATCGAGATTGCAAAAGACATTAATATTACCGAGCGAGATGTCATCTATCTGATTAAATTAGCTGAATCAAACGAACTGAATCAAGCAAAACAACTCTATCAAAACAGAAAACAAATTTTAACTAATTTTGTCGGTAAACCGATCTATGCTAAAACCTATACACAAAAAATCTATCAAGAAGCGCTTAATAACTTCGATTTAGTGTTTGGAGTTGGTCCAGCAGGTACAGGAAAAACGTATTTAGCGGTTGCACAAGCCGTTAGTTTTCTCAAACAAAACAAGGTTAAAAAACTAATATTAACGAGACCAGCAGTCGAAGCTGGTGAGTCACTGGGCTTTTTACCTGGTGATCTAAAAGAAAAAGTCGATCCATATTTAATTCCACTCTACGACGCACTTTATGAGTTTTTAGGTGTAGAGACAACCATGTCATTAATGGAAAAAGGAATCATAGAAATTGCGCCTCTGGCCTATATGAGGGGTCGCACACTTGAAAATGCATATATTATTTTAGATGAAGCGCAAAACACAACAAGTGCTCAAATGAAGATGTTTCTAACTCGACTCGGGTTTTCTTCTAAAATGGTCATTACAGGCGACCCATCACAAGCCGATTTGGCTAAAGGCGTTTCATCAGGGTTAAATGAAGCAATTACTAAACTCGATGGAATTGAATCAATTAAAGTAGTCACATTTAAACGTGTGGATGTGGTTAGAAACCCATTGGTGCAAAAAATATTAGAGAGGTATGAGCAATCGTAA
- the cdd gene encoding cytidine deaminase, whose protein sequence is MINKEQLVAQAILARKQTYSPYSKFGVGAALLMKDGTIIHGANIENASFGLSNCGERSALFSAYSQGYRKEDIVAMAITGQTEGPISPCGACRQVMNELLPKDAPVYLSNLKGDIKETNIKELLPYSFDEIEDNDE, encoded by the coding sequence ATGATTAATAAAGAACAACTTGTGGCACAAGCCATTCTTGCTAGAAAACAAACCTACTCACCATATTCAAAATTCGGTGTGGGTGCGGCATTACTTATGAAGGATGGAACAATCATTCATGGGGCAAACATTGAAAACGCCTCATTTGGGTTATCAAATTGTGGCGAAAGAAGTGCACTTTTTAGTGCCTATAGTCAGGGCTATCGTAAAGAAGATATTGTTGCGATGGCTATTACAGGACAAACCGAAGGGCCAATTAGTCCTTGTGGGGCTTGTAGACAAGTCATGAATGAACTTTTACCAAAAGACGCACCAGTTTATTTATCTAATTTAAAAGGCGATATCAAAGAAACCAACATAAAAGAATTACTGCCTTATTCGTTTGATGAGATTGAAGACAATGACGAGTAA
- the era gene encoding GTPase Era, with translation MTSNFKSGFVSIIGRPNVGKSTFLNAVIGKKVAITSPKPQTTRNRILGIKSKENYQMVFVDTPGIHKAQHELGRLLDKTAIASIRGMDIVLFMVDGPRSYAEDQIIKLFKDLDTPVYLVINKIDTLKSKIDIDKIILSYMDQYAFKGVLPISAKNQTHIDRLLDELAPQLPNGYPLFGNDEISDQSDFQIMAELIREKVLYKTQEEVPHAVAVVIEHAEMNGTLYEVHASIIVERNSQKQIIIGKNGQMLKEIGTEARIDINRVLETKIHLNLWVKVKKNWRNKVTDMRSFGYDDKTNL, from the coding sequence ATGACGAGTAATTTTAAGAGTGGATTTGTAAGTATTATTGGTAGACCGAATGTTGGGAAGTCTACGTTTCTAAATGCCGTTATTGGAAAGAAAGTAGCAATAACAAGTCCAAAACCTCAAACAACCAGAAATCGAATTTTAGGGATTAAATCAAAAGAAAACTACCAAATGGTTTTCGTTGATACCCCAGGTATTCATAAAGCACAACACGAATTAGGTCGCCTACTTGACAAGACCGCGATTGCATCGATTCGTGGCATGGATATTGTTTTGTTTATGGTGGATGGTCCAAGGTCTTATGCTGAAGATCAAATCATTAAACTATTTAAAGACTTAGACACACCCGTATACCTAGTCATCAATAAAATCGATACGTTAAAATCGAAAATTGACATAGATAAGATTATTTTAAGCTACATGGATCAATACGCATTTAAAGGTGTATTACCAATATCTGCAAAAAATCAAACACACATTGATCGATTATTAGATGAACTAGCGCCACAATTACCAAATGGCTATCCTTTATTTGGAAATGATGAAATATCGGACCAAAGTGATTTTCAAATTATGGCAGAATTGATCCGTGAGAAAGTTTTATATAAAACACAAGAAGAAGTGCCTCATGCCGTTGCTGTGGTGATTGAACACGCAGAAATGAATGGGACCTTATATGAAGTTCACGCCTCAATCATCGTTGAAAGAAACTCTCAAAAGCAAATCATTATTGGAAAAAACGGACAAATGCTAAAAGAAATCGGTACGGAAGCACGTATCGATATTAACCGAGTGCTTGAAACGAAAATCCATTTAAACTTATGGGTAAAAGTAAAAAAGAATTGGCGCAATAAAGTCACTGACATGCGTTCGTTTGGTTATGATGACAAAACAAATCTCTAA
- the rpsU gene encoding 30S ribosomal protein S21, protein MPKIVVRETESIEDALRRFKRDVSRSGTLAEARKREFYVKPSVDRKLKRQAARSNKK, encoded by the coding sequence ATGCCTAAAATCGTAGTACGTGAAACAGAATCTATCGAAGATGCATTGCGTCGTTTCAAACGTGACGTATCCAGATCTGGAACCCTCGCAGAAGCACGTAAGCGTGAATTTTATGTAAAACCAAGTGTTGACCGTAAATTGAAACGTCAAGCAGCTCGAAGCAACAAAAAATAA
- the dnaK gene encoding molecular chaperone DnaK, translating into MATTNKIIGIDLGTTNSVVSIMEGGEAKVIPNADGSRTTPSVIAFKGEEISVGDVAKRQAITNPNTVSSIKRHMGEGNYRADINGKKYSPQELSAMILQNLKKTAEDYLGAKVSKAVITVPAYFNDAQRQATKDAGKIAGLEVMRIINEPTAAALAYGIDKLEKEQTVLVFDLGGGTFDVSILHLADGTFEVLSTAGDNKLGGDDFDQKVVDYIVQEFKKENNVDLSLDKMAVQRLRDAAEKAKKELSGVTTSQISLPFISMGVAGPLHLEMSLSRAKFDELTRDLVERTVGPVRRALKDAKIEPNKLHQVLLVGGSTRIPAVQEIVKRELGKEPNRSVNPDEVVAMGAAIQGGVLSGDVKDVLLLDVTPLSLGIETLGGVFTKLIERNTTIPTSKSQVFSTAADNQPAVDIHVLQGERQMAADNKTLGRFQLGDIPPAPRGVPQIEVKFDIDANGIVNVSAKDLGTNKEQKITISGGSAMTDAEIEKLVKEAEENAEADKKKREEADLRNDSSSLIFQTNKAIVDLKEQVTADEKQTAEALIKDLEEALKGSDIDLIRTKKEALEKTAQDLAVKAYQQTQQTQEGSNETQNHSSKDGKTVDAEFEEK; encoded by the coding sequence ATGGCAACGACAAATAAAATTATCGGTATCGACTTAGGTACAACAAACTCAGTAGTATCCATTATGGAAGGTGGAGAAGCTAAAGTAATTCCAAACGCAGACGGGTCAAGAACAACCCCTTCAGTTATCGCGTTTAAAGGTGAAGAAATTTCGGTTGGTGACGTTGCAAAACGTCAAGCAATTACAAACCCAAATACCGTGAGCTCAATTAAGAGACACATGGGTGAAGGTAACTACCGTGCAGACATTAATGGTAAAAAATATAGCCCTCAAGAACTCTCAGCGATGATTCTTCAAAACTTAAAGAAAACAGCAGAAGACTATCTTGGTGCGAAAGTATCTAAAGCGGTTATTACCGTACCAGCGTATTTTAATGACGCTCAAAGACAAGCTACTAAAGATGCAGGTAAGATTGCTGGTTTAGAAGTAATGCGTATTATCAACGAACCTACGGCAGCAGCACTTGCTTATGGTATTGATAAATTAGAAAAAGAACAAACTGTTTTAGTATTTGACTTAGGTGGTGGTACATTTGACGTATCAATCCTCCACTTAGCGGATGGTACATTTGAAGTACTATCAACCGCTGGGGATAACAAACTCGGTGGGGATGACTTTGACCAAAAGGTTGTTGACTACATTGTTCAAGAATTCAAAAAAGAAAACAACGTCGACTTGTCATTAGATAAGATGGCTGTTCAACGTCTAAGAGATGCGGCAGAAAAGGCTAAAAAAGAACTTTCAGGTGTGACAACCTCACAAATTTCATTGCCTTTCATTTCAATGGGTGTTGCAGGACCTCTCCACTTAGAGATGTCTTTATCAAGAGCGAAATTCGATGAATTAACACGCGATTTGGTTGAACGTACGGTTGGACCAGTTCGTCGTGCATTAAAAGATGCTAAAATCGAACCCAATAAATTACACCAAGTCTTATTGGTTGGTGGATCAACCCGTATTCCTGCGGTACAAGAAATTGTCAAACGTGAACTCGGAAAAGAACCGAACCGAAGTGTAAACCCAGATGAAGTTGTTGCGATGGGTGCAGCTATCCAAGGTGGGGTATTATCAGGGGATGTCAAAGACGTCTTATTACTAGACGTGACACCACTTTCTCTAGGTATTGAAACACTTGGTGGGGTATTTACAAAGTTAATCGAACGTAATACAACCATTCCAACATCAAAATCACAAGTATTTTCAACTGCAGCAGACAATCAACCAGCTGTTGATATCCATGTCTTACAAGGTGAAAGACAAATGGCAGCTGATAACAAGACATTAGGTCGATTCCAATTAGGTGACATTCCACCTGCACCAAGAGGCGTGCCACAAATTGAAGTTAAATTTGATATTGATGCCAACGGTATCGTTAACGTAAGTGCTAAAGACTTAGGCACAAATAAAGAACAAAAGATCACCATCTCAGGTGGATCTGCAATGACAGACGCTGAAATTGAAAAATTGGTTAAAGAAGCCGAAGAAAATGCAGAAGCTGATAAGAAAAAACGTGAAGAAGCGGACTTAAGAAATGATTCTTCAAGCTTGATTTTCCAAACCAACAAAGCAATTGTTGATTTAAAAGAACAAGTGACAGCGGATGAAAAACAAACCGCAGAAGCGCTGATTAAAGACTTAGAAGAAGCACTAAAAGGTAGCGATATCGACTTAATTCGCACGAAAAAAGAAGCATTAGAAAAAACCGCACAAGACTTAGCAGTCAAGGCATATCAACAAACACAACAAACTCAAGAAGGATCTAACGAAACTCAAAACCATAGTTCAAAAGATGGTAAGACCGTAGATGCAGAATTTGAAGAAAAATAA
- a CDS encoding glycine--tRNA ligase: MISLDKLVAYAKATGYIYQGSELYGGLANTWDYGPLGSLLKNNIKKAWLQKFHDESRYNVMLDSSILMNSQVWVASGHVGGFSDPLTECKNCHTRHRADKLIKSHNYEVNPDEFSKEELEGYLSEHQVKCPNCQKSDWTDIRYFNLMFKTNQGVIESSSNTVYLRPETAQGIFINFKNIQRTTRKKLPFGVCQIGKSFRNEITPGNFIFRTREFEQMELEFFCKPGTELEWFDYWRTYCKSFLINLGLDEENLTLHDHSLKELSHYSNATTDILYRFPWGFDELWGIASRTNFDLNAHQNESKENLTYLDPDTNERYLPYVVEPSVGVERLLMAFLTQSYVEETLEDGSIREVLKLHPYLAPYKVAILPLVKNRHQAFAYELLDQVQKFTSATYDETQNIGKRYRRQDSIGTPFCVTVDDETLENQTVTIRHRDTMNQERILISDLKQYILDRTTI; the protein is encoded by the coding sequence ATGATCAGTTTAGATAAATTAGTTGCGTATGCAAAAGCAACTGGCTATATTTACCAAGGTAGTGAACTTTATGGTGGACTTGCCAACACATGGGATTACGGTCCGCTTGGTAGCTTGTTAAAAAACAACATTAAAAAAGCATGGCTACAAAAATTTCACGACGAATCCAGATATAACGTGATGCTTGATTCTTCAATTTTAATGAATTCGCAAGTGTGGGTTGCCTCCGGACACGTTGGGGGATTTAGTGACCCATTAACTGAATGTAAAAATTGTCACACGAGACATCGCGCAGACAAGTTGATCAAATCTCATAATTACGAGGTTAATCCAGATGAATTTAGTAAAGAAGAGTTAGAAGGCTATTTAAGTGAACACCAAGTTAAATGCCCTAATTGTCAAAAAAGTGATTGGACAGATATTCGGTATTTCAACCTAATGTTTAAAACCAATCAAGGGGTTATCGAATCATCAAGCAATACGGTCTATCTTAGACCGGAAACGGCTCAAGGTATTTTCATTAATTTTAAGAACATTCAACGAACAACAAGAAAGAAATTACCTTTCGGTGTTTGTCAAATCGGAAAGTCTTTTCGAAATGAAATTACGCCAGGAAACTTTATTTTTAGAACCAGAGAGTTTGAACAAATGGAACTTGAGTTCTTCTGTAAACCAGGTACGGAACTTGAATGGTTTGACTATTGGCGTACTTATTGTAAGTCATTTTTAATCAATTTAGGACTTGATGAAGAGAATTTGACGCTTCATGATCATTCTTTAAAAGAATTATCACATTACTCAAATGCAACAACTGATATTTTATATCGCTTCCCATGGGGATTTGATGAACTTTGGGGGATTGCATCAAGAACAAACTTTGACTTGAATGCGCATCAAAATGAGTCAAAAGAAAACCTGACTTACCTAGACCCAGACACGAATGAACGTTACTTACCATACGTGGTTGAACCCTCAGTCGGTGTTGAACGTCTACTCATGGCATTTCTAACACAGTCTTATGTGGAAGAAACACTTGAAGATGGCTCAATCAGAGAAGTGTTAAAACTTCATCCTTACTTAGCCCCTTACAAAGTAGCCATATTGCCACTGGTAAAAAACCGTCATCAAGCGTTTGCTTATGAGTTACTTGATCAAGTTCAAAAATTCACAAGCGCTACTTACGATGAAACACAAAATATCGGTAAACGTTACAGAAGACAAGATTCGATCGGTACACCATTTTGCGTAACCGTTGATGATGAAACACTTGAAAACCAAACCGTAACCATTAGACATCGTGATACGATGAATCAAGAACGTATTTTAATAAGCGATTTAAAACAATATATATTAGATCGTACGACGATATAA
- the hrcA gene encoding heat-inducible transcriptional repressor HrcA, with protein sequence MLSNRQKLILKAIIELYVSDGQPVGSKALTEKPYLNFSSATIRYDMAVLEELGFLEKTHTSSGRIPSNLGYRYYVENLVTRDEEIEEVFPMIDRLFKDNESSKEKAVKEAINLLSELTNYTSIVLGPTEAFARIKKIDFIPLYNKEAVVLIVTDKGHVQNELVTLPIDLSMDDFKRIISSLNDLLENQLVKDAKRILKNAFTEENVIEYMDYQEKLINRFLNAFVEMSEDNVYLTGMGHMVGQVDINDPERLKELMTMLDRKDVAKMIGNADKLSVKIGREASFMPTDTCTIISVPYYVTEEEKGTIAIIGPTRMDYSKVIPLMEYIAKNIAKLYNK encoded by the coding sequence GTGTTATCGAACAGACAAAAACTAATTTTAAAAGCAATCATTGAATTATACGTTTCGGATGGCCAACCAGTTGGTTCTAAGGCGTTAACTGAAAAACCATATTTGAACTTTTCGTCAGCAACGATAAGATACGATATGGCGGTACTTGAAGAATTAGGATTTCTAGAAAAAACACATACCTCGAGTGGGCGTATCCCCTCAAATTTAGGTTATCGATATTACGTTGAAAACCTTGTAACAAGAGATGAAGAAATCGAAGAAGTTTTCCCGATGATTGATCGACTATTTAAAGATAACGAATCAAGCAAGGAAAAAGCGGTCAAAGAAGCCATTAATTTGCTTAGTGAATTGACCAATTATACATCGATTGTTTTAGGGCCGACTGAAGCGTTTGCGAGAATTAAGAAAATCGACTTTATCCCGTTATATAATAAAGAAGCGGTTGTATTAATCGTGACGGATAAAGGACATGTTCAAAATGAATTAGTTACGCTACCAATCGATTTGAGTATGGATGATTTCAAACGAATCATTTCAAGTTTAAACGACTTACTTGAAAATCAGTTGGTCAAAGATGCCAAGCGTATTCTTAAAAATGCATTTACAGAAGAAAACGTCATTGAGTACATGGACTATCAAGAAAAGCTGATCAATCGTTTTCTAAACGCATTTGTTGAGATGTCAGAGGATAATGTTTATCTAACTGGTATGGGACATATGGTTGGTCAAGTCGATATAAACGACCCAGAACGTTTAAAAGAATTAATGACGATGCTTGATCGTAAAGACGTCGCAAAAATGATTGGAAATGCCGATAAGTTATCGGTAAAGATTGGTAGAGAAGCCAGTTTTATGCCAACCGACACTTGTACGATTATTTCCGTGCCTTACTACGTGACAGAAGAAGAAAAAGGGACCATTGCTATTATTGGTCCAACACGAATGGATTATTCAAAAGTCATTCCTTTGATGGAATACATCGCGAAAAACATTGCGAAATTATATAACAAGTAG
- a CDS encoding RsmE family RNA methyltransferase, with protein sequence MQRYFLESQENVITAENAYHIKTVMRMKKGDHIEVCYPNKRCYIAALTQVADVIQFQEIKEIISQNKLPEVVLIQGLPKSDKAEITTKYATQFGVSSIIFTEMTYSIAKMDPKKDDKKVDRLQKIAIESARLAHRNDYPVITYQKSISKISYEDAIILLAYEQEKTTTIKEVLGYSQSDKKIILIVGPEGGISPVELDFFTKLGAKSISLGKRILQTEIAAIYALSVIDSIYE encoded by the coding sequence ATGCAACGCTATTTTTTAGAATCACAAGAAAACGTCATAACAGCTGAAAATGCGTATCATATCAAGACCGTCATGCGAATGAAAAAAGGCGACCATATCGAAGTTTGCTATCCAAATAAACGCTGTTATATTGCAGCACTTACACAAGTCGCAGACGTCATTCAATTTCAAGAAATCAAAGAAATAATATCCCAAAATAAGCTACCTGAGGTTGTGCTTATTCAAGGATTACCAAAGTCAGATAAAGCAGAAATTACCACTAAGTACGCAACACAATTTGGTGTATCTTCAATTATTTTTACTGAAATGACGTATTCGATAGCTAAAATGGATCCGAAAAAAGACGATAAAAAAGTCGATAGACTTCAAAAAATCGCAATTGAATCGGCTCGATTAGCACATCGTAATGACTACCCCGTCATCACTTATCAAAAGAGCATTTCAAAGATTTCATATGAGGATGCGATTATTTTACTTGCCTATGAACAAGAAAAAACAACCACAATAAAAGAAGTACTGGGTTATAGTCAAAGTGATAAGAAAATCATACTGATTGTTGGACCAGAAGGCGGTATTAGCCCAGTTGAGTTAGATTTCTTTACAAAACTAGGCGCTAAGTCAATAAGTTTAGGCAAAAGAATCTTACAAACTGAGATTGCAGCGATTTACGCATTGTCTGTGATTGACTCAATTTATGAATAA